Proteins found in one Amblyraja radiata isolate CabotCenter1 chromosome 45, sAmbRad1.1.pri, whole genome shotgun sequence genomic segment:
- the LOC116968540 gene encoding histone H2A-like → MTGRGKTGGKAKAKPRSRSSRAGLQFPVGRVHRLLRKGNYGERVGAGAPVYLAAVLEYLTAEILELAGNAARDNKKSRIIPRHLQLAVRNDEELNKLLGGVTIAQGGVLPNIQAVLLPKKTSAASGTKSK, encoded by the coding sequence ATGACTGGACGAGGGAAAACCGGCGGCAAAGCCAAGGCTAAGCCTAGGTCACGCTCGTCCCGGGCCGGACTGCAGTTCCCGGTGGGTCGTGTTCATCGGCTCCTGAGAAAGGGCAACTATGGTGAGCGGGTGGGTGCCGGAGCCCCGGTCTATCTGGCTGCTGTGCTCGAGTATCTGACGGCTGAAATCCTCGAGCTGGCCGGCAACGCAGCCCGGGACAACAAGAAGAGCCGCATCATCCCCAGACACCTGCAACTGGCCGTCCGCAACGACGAGGAGCTCAACAAGCTGCTGGGAGGGGTGACCATCGCTCAAGGCGGGGTGCTGCCCAATATCCAGGCCGTGCTGTTGCCCAAGAAAACCAGCGCAGCCTCTGGCACCAAGAGCAAGTAG
- the LOC116968535 gene encoding histone H3, with the protein MARTKQTARKSTGGKAPRKQLATKAARKSAPATGGVKKPHRYRPGTVALREIRRYQKSTELLIRKLPFQRLVREIAQDFKTDLRFQSSAVMALQEASEAYLVGLFEDTNLCAIHAKRVTIMPKDIQLARRIRGERA; encoded by the coding sequence ATGGCCCGGACAAAGCAGACAGCACGTAAATCGACTGGAGGGAAAGCTCCTCGCAAACAGCTGGCGACCAAAGCGGCGCGGAAGAGCGCTCCGGCCACGGGCGGAGTGAAGAAGCCTCATCGCTACAGGCCCGGCACCGTCGCTCTGAGGGAGATCCGGCGCTACCAGAAATCCACCGAGTTGCTTATCCGCAAACTGCCCTTCCAGCGCCTGGTGCGGGAGATCGCTCAGGACTTCAAGACAGACCTGCGCTTCCAGAGCTCGGCCGTCATGGCCCTGCAGGAGGCCAGCGAGGCTTACCTGGTGGGGCTATTTGAGGACACCAACCTGTGCGCAATCCACGCCAAGCGAGTCACCATCATGCCCAAAGACATCCAGCTGGCCCGCCGCATCCGCGGGGAGCGCGCCTaa
- the LOC116968584 gene encoding histone H4, translating into MSGRGKGGKGLGKGGAKRHRKVLRDNIQGITKPAIRRLARRGGVKRISGLIYEETRGVLKVFLENVIRDAVTYTEHAKRKTVTAMDVVYALKRQGRTLYGFGG; encoded by the coding sequence ATGTCTGGTCGAGGGAAAGGAGGCAAAGGATTAGGCAAAGGCGGAGCAAAGCGGCACCGCAAAGTGCTTCGCGATAACATCCAGGGCATCACCAAGCCAGCTATCCGCCGCCTGGCTCGGCGTGGTGGGGTCAAGCGGATCTCGGGTCTGATCTACGAGGAGACCCGCGGGGTGCTGAAGGTTTTcctggagaatgtgatcaggGACGCGGTCACCTACACCGAGCACGCTAAGCGCAAGACGGTCACTGCCATGGATGTGGTGTACGCTCTGAAACGACAGGGCCGCACTCTCTACGGGTTCGGCGGCTAA